The following proteins are encoded in a genomic region of Gimesia algae:
- a CDS encoding type II secretion system protein translates to MTKATLQQNRRAGFTLVEVMIVVVILGILAATVLPQFISTNDDAKESVLVQDLQTLRSQIQVYKFQHDGKYPADGSTDTDDFRDSLLLSSDKDGTTGAVGTKPLGPYLIGSVPPNPFTGGRGIMIVTDVAATTPDESAKDGTETVGWIYNPATGLIKGNNSGNAADGRALDTL, encoded by the coding sequence ATGACTAAAGCAACACTACAGCAGAATCGACGGGCTGGTTTTACGCTCGTTGAAGTTATGATCGTGGTCGTAATTCTTGGAATTCTGGCTGCAACCGTTTTACCACAGTTTATTTCAACTAACGATGATGCCAAAGAATCAGTACTCGTTCAGGACCTGCAGACTCTGCGAAGCCAGATTCAGGTTTATAAATTCCAGCATGATGGAAAATATCCTGCAGACGGTTCGACCGATACGGATGATTTCCGTGATTCATTGTTGCTTTCCAGCGATAAAGATGGAACCACCGGTGCCGTTGGAACGAAACCACTGGGTCCCTACCTGATTGGTAGTGTGCCTCCCAACCCATTCACTGGTGGTCGTGGCATCATGATTGTCACCGATGTTGCTGCTACAACTCCAGATGAATCCGCCAAAGATGGAACAGAAACTGTTGGCTGGATCTACAATCCTGCAACAGGTCTGATCAAAGGTAACAACTCAGGCAACGCCGCTGACGGCAGAGCCCTCGACACTCTATAA
- a CDS encoding sulfatase-like hydrolase/transferase, with translation MRSFPLALALLTSLFLTNGFTAAAQTAASTSLARPNIIVVLCDDLGYGDLACYGHTVIQSPNIDRFAKDGLKLTSCYAAHPNCSPSRTGLMTGRTPFRVGVYNWIPMLSPMHVRKREITIATLLRQAGYATCHVGKWHLNGMFNMVGQPQPSDHGFDHWFSTQNNALPTHENPFNFVRNAKPVGPLQGYASQLVADEAEQWLTKLRDKEKPFFMFVCFHEPHEPIASAERFRKLYTAPEGSTLPAHHGNVTQMDDAFGRILKTLEDQRLRENTLIIFTSDNGPAITRRHPHGSAGPLRDKKGATYEGGIRVPGIIQWPDHVQPGTTSDVPVCGVDILPTLCAVADIPAPADRVLDGTNILPLLEGKPIQREKPLYWQFNRAKNDAKVAIRDGEWKLLAKLNVPSPKPSGGITAEEIDAVKNAKLEGFELYHIQSDIAETTDRAESEPEILEKMKQQMQEIFAEVQAEAPRWPEWEFARYEGKILSEYYRKQEAAEKQKKKKQP, from the coding sequence ATGCGAAGCTTCCCTCTTGCGCTGGCTTTACTGACCAGTCTCTTTCTTACGAACGGGTTCACAGCAGCGGCTCAGACGGCTGCATCAACGTCTCTCGCGCGACCCAACATCATCGTGGTGCTCTGCGATGACCTGGGCTACGGCGACCTGGCCTGCTACGGTCATACAGTCATTCAAAGCCCGAATATCGATCGCTTTGCGAAAGATGGACTGAAACTGACCAGCTGTTATGCCGCACATCCCAACTGTTCCCCATCGCGAACCGGACTGATGACCGGCCGCACTCCGTTCCGCGTGGGCGTTTATAACTGGATTCCCATGCTCTCGCCCATGCATGTCCGCAAACGGGAAATTACCATCGCGACTTTACTGCGCCAGGCCGGTTACGCGACCTGCCACGTCGGCAAATGGCATCTCAATGGGATGTTCAACATGGTGGGACAGCCACAGCCTTCCGATCACGGATTCGATCACTGGTTCTCCACACAGAACAACGCCCTGCCCACACACGAGAACCCGTTTAACTTCGTGCGCAACGCCAAACCAGTTGGCCCGCTGCAAGGTTACGCGTCGCAACTGGTGGCTGACGAAGCAGAGCAGTGGCTGACAAAACTGCGTGATAAAGAAAAGCCATTCTTCATGTTTGTCTGTTTTCATGAGCCCCACGAACCAATCGCCAGTGCTGAGCGTTTTCGTAAGCTGTATACCGCGCCCGAAGGTTCCACCCTGCCCGCGCATCACGGCAATGTCACGCAGATGGACGATGCCTTTGGTCGCATTCTGAAAACACTGGAGGACCAGAGGTTGCGGGAAAACACACTGATCATCTTCACCAGCGACAACGGACCGGCCATCACCAGACGGCATCCCCATGGTTCTGCAGGCCCACTGCGGGATAAAAAAGGGGCAACGTACGAAGGGGGAATTCGTGTGCCCGGCATCATTCAGTGGCCCGATCATGTCCAACCGGGAACGACCAGTGATGTTCCCGTATGCGGTGTCGATATCCTGCCGACCCTGTGTGCAGTAGCGGACATCCCGGCACCGGCTGATCGCGTGCTGGATGGAACCAACATTCTTCCACTGCTGGAAGGCAAACCGATCCAGCGGGAAAAGCCGCTCTACTGGCAGTTCAACCGTGCCAAAAACGATGCCAAAGTCGCGATCCGTGATGGTGAATGGAAACTGCTGGCGAAGCTAAATGTCCCCAGCCCCAAACCATCCGGCGGAATCACAGCGGAAGAAATCGACGCCGTCAAAAATGCGAAGCTGGAAGGGTTCGAACTGTATCACATCCAGAGTGATATCGCTGAGACCACCGACCGTGCCGAAAGCGAACCGGAAATCCTGGAAAAAATGAAACAGCAGATGCAGGAGATTTTTGCAGAAGTCCAGGCGGAAGCGCCCCGCTGGCCTGAGTGGGAATTTGCCCGCTACGAAGGGAAAATCCTCTCCGAATATTACCGCAAACAGGAAGCAGCAGAGAAACAGAAAAAGAAGAAGCAGCCTTAA